A region from the Candidatus Electrothrix scaldis genome encodes:
- a CDS encoding Uma2 family endonuclease, with product MTLDINGTDYIPDIVLYKKERIDFLHDKIKADKTPLLLVEILSPKQAVNEITEKFEVYLQAGVKSCWLVIPPTKTIVLFQDIQQPRSYSSGRFTDPVIELEVAVEDIFS from the coding sequence ATGACATTGGACATCAATGGCACTGATTATATTCCTGATATTGTCTTGTACAAGAAAGAGCGGATTGATTTCCTGCATGATAAAATCAAGGCGGATAAAACGCCTCTTCTGCTGGTCGAAATATTGTCTCCGAAGCAGGCTGTCAATGAAATCACGGAAAAGTTTGAAGTGTATTTACAGGCCGGGGTTAAATCCTGCTGGCTTGTGATTCCGCCGACCAAGACCATTGTGCTGTTTCAGGATATTCAGCAGCCCCGATCTTATTCAAGTGGGCGATTTACTGACCCGGTTATTGAGCTTGAGGTTGCGGTTGAGGATATTTTTTCCTGA